Proteins from a single region of Hermetia illucens chromosome 3, iHerIll2.2.curated.20191125, whole genome shotgun sequence:
- the LOC119651016 gene encoding protein ref(2)P: MANDIVKVYYPDSGNNMQFVYAETRGNFYSFVENINSFVGRLDMVPQAFEEGSIGQRYRMYWIDEDNDKVLINSDYSLRIFLAKTNGVKKVYVEEKDNPPTPFQSQQPQQQSPTVTSAPQAGSTSQKPVHGRVQCDNCDVQPIVGFRYKCAQCYDYDLCEKCEQKKAHPDHVMYRFPVPLPSHTELNRRFFKKMRHGCFGRPDAEAEGERPRKCGRRRHNGGHVAGGSGAAGAFSNFYTMMCDLAEGMDHDDIQTAATPSAPPQPEPEATKTQAPNASTEAPRSEPRQETAGNNDNEDEIPLLFPAIDPAYARAGVQALKGFSEIFGKLLDPLGIVVEVDVGLKNDKKNSAEPSDAKAPTPAGEKPSTSTSGTENKQTTTEAQPQPTSSGTQTPIFIDLSGSPSASSVAPAEPEASETNQPSSADLNDGIRVFASNTSSQPSSQVQEQQPEQIKDMDIDLNPTDISASAEQPSEANGANKKRGSTPIESSWTLIDKQFDELRLGQNEGENQQTSATATAAATSTSPPQSDVNYAQLSRDLLSHIQAEERTKQPDSKPSMTTVHHPDRKINNAVIAMMAMGFSNEGGWLTNLLETVDGDIPKALELLHPSR; the protein is encoded by the exons ATGGCGAATGATATCGTGAAGGTCTACTACCCCGATAGTGGCAATAATATGCAATTTGTGTACGCCGAGACGCGCGGGAATTTCTATTCGTTTGTGGAGAATATAAACTCCTTCGTCGGCCGACTGGACATGGTCCCGCAGGCATTTGAGGAAGGAAGCATCGGACAGCGGTACAGGATGTATTGGATTG ATGAAGACAACGATAAAGTCCTCATCAACAGCGATTATTCCCTCCGGATTTTCCTTGCCAAGACGAATGGAGTCAAGAAAGTTTACGTCGAGGAAAAAGACAATCCACCAACTCCCTTCCAATCGCAACAGCCTCAACAACAAAGTCCAACCGTAACCTCTGCACCACAAGCAGGGAGCACTTCGCAAAAACCAGTGCATGGGAGGGTTCAATGCGACAACTGTGACGTTCAACCAATAGTTGGATTCCGTTACAAATGTGCGCAATGCTACGACTATGACTTGTGTGAAAAATGCGAACAAAAGAAGGCTCATCCCGATCATGTAATGTATCGATTCCCGGTACCATTACCAAGTCACACCGAATTGAATCGTCGTTTCTTCAAGAAGATGCGTCATGGATGCTTTGGACGCCCTGACGCAGAGGCTGAAGGTGAGCGTCCACGCAAATGTGGACGTCGTCGCCACAATGGAGGACACGTTGCCGGCGGAAGTGGAGCTGCCGGAGCTTTCTCCAATTTCTATACAATGATGTGTGATTTGGCTGAGGGAATGGATCATGATGACATCCAAACTGCTGCCACTCCCAGTGCACCTCCCCAACCAGAACCTGAAGCGACAAAGACTCAGGCTCCAAATGCTTCGACTGAAGCTCCAAGAAGCGAGCCGAGACAAGAAACCGCAGGAAATAATGATAACGAAGACGAAATTCCATTGCTTTTCCCAGCAATCGATCCAGCTTATGCTAGAGCTGGAGTACAGGCTTTGAAAGGATTTTCAGAGATATTCGGAAAACTCTTGGATCCCCTTGGGATCGTAGTTGAAGTTGATGTTGGTTTAAAAAATGATAAGAAGAACAGTGCCGAGCCAAGTGATGCAAAGGCACCCACTCCGGCAGGTGAAAAACCTTCAACTAGCACTTCAGGAACGGagaacaaacaaacaacaactGAGGCGCAACCTCAACCAACATCGTCTGGCACTCAAACTCCGATTTTCATTGATCTTTCGGGATCTCCATCAGCTTCGTCAGTTGCCCCAGCTGAACCAGAAGCATctgaaaccaatcaaccaagtTCAGCTGATTTGAATGATGGAATTCGTGTCTTTGCAAGCAACACTTCATCGCAACCGTCCTCACAAGTCCAGGAACAACAACCAGAGCAAATCAAGGACATGGACATTGACTTGAATCCGACTGATATCTCCGCTTCTGCTGAGCAACCGTCCGAAGCCAACGGAGCCAACAAGAAACGAGGATCAACCCCAATCGAATCGAGTTGGACCTTGATCGATAAGCAATTTGACGAGCTCAGACTTGGACAAAATGAGGGCGAGAATCAGCAAACGTCTGCTACTGCCACTGCCGCTGCTACTTCAACTTCTCCACCCCAATCAGATGTTAATTACGCGCAATTGAGCAGGGACCTACTTAGTCACATTCAAGCCGAGGAGCGGACAAAACAACCCGATTCAAAGCCTTCTATGACGACAGTCCATCATCCAG ATAGGAAAATAAATAATGCGGTTATCGCTATGATGGCTATGGGATTCAGCAACGAGGGTGGATGGTTGACGAATTTGCTGGAAACTGTCGATGGCGACATACCAAAAGCATTAGAGCTTCTGCATCCATCGCGTTGA